In a single window of the Streptacidiphilus sp. P02-A3a genome:
- the frr gene encoding ribosome recycling factor, with protein MIEETLLEAEEKMEKAVAVAKDDFAAIRTGRAHPAMFNKIVAEYYGAVTPINQLASFSVPEPRMAIVSPFDKSSLRVIEEAIRNSDLGVNPSNDGSIIRVNFPQLTEERRREYIKVARTKGEDAKISIRAVRRKAKDVLDKLNKDGEAGEDEVRRAEKELEDVTARYVAQVDELLKHKEAELLEV; from the coding sequence GTGATCGAAGAGACCCTCCTTGAGGCCGAGGAGAAGATGGAGAAGGCCGTCGCCGTCGCGAAGGACGACTTCGCCGCGATCCGTACCGGCCGTGCCCATCCCGCCATGTTCAACAAGATCGTCGCCGAGTACTACGGCGCGGTCACTCCGATCAACCAGCTGGCGTCCTTCTCGGTCCCGGAGCCCCGGATGGCGATCGTCTCGCCCTTCGACAAGAGCTCGCTGCGGGTCATCGAGGAGGCCATCCGCAACTCGGACCTGGGCGTCAACCCGTCCAACGACGGCTCCATCATCCGGGTGAACTTCCCGCAGCTCACCGAGGAGCGGCGGCGGGAGTACATCAAGGTCGCCCGGACCAAGGGCGAGGACGCCAAGATCTCCATCCGCGCCGTGCGCCGCAAGGCCAAGGACGTCCTGGACAAGCTCAACAAGGACGGCGAGGCCGGTGAGGACGAGGTCCGCCGCGCCGAGAAGGAGCTGGAGGACGTCACCGCGCGTTACGTGGCGCAGGTCGACGAGCTGCTCAAGCACAAGGAAGCCGAGCTGCTAGAGGTCTGA
- a CDS encoding TetR/AcrR family transcriptional regulator has product MAEHRQLQRDALLEAARALLTEGGMEALSFPNLARRTGLARSSVYEYFGSRAAVVAELCAVDFPAWAAEIAEAVAAQESPEARVEAYVRAQLALAGDPRHRAVAAISAGELDDTARERIRASHGLLVGLVVAALADLGHRQPGLTAVLVQGVVEAAVKRLEIGAAEDPTAIIESAVALVLRGVTAPTG; this is encoded by the coding sequence TTGGCCGAGCATCGTCAGTTGCAGCGCGACGCGCTGCTGGAGGCCGCCCGCGCGCTGCTCACCGAGGGCGGGATGGAGGCCCTGAGCTTCCCCAACCTCGCCCGCCGGACCGGCCTGGCCCGCTCCTCCGTCTACGAGTACTTCGGTTCGCGCGCTGCGGTGGTCGCCGAGCTCTGCGCGGTGGACTTCCCGGCCTGGGCGGCCGAGATCGCCGAGGCGGTCGCCGCGCAGGAGTCCCCCGAGGCGCGGGTCGAGGCGTACGTGCGGGCGCAGCTCGCCCTCGCCGGGGACCCCCGGCACCGGGCGGTGGCCGCTATCTCCGCCGGTGAGCTGGACGACACCGCGCGGGAGCGGATCCGGGCCTCGCACGGCCTGCTGGTCGGCCTGGTGGTCGCGGCACTGGCCGACCTGGGCCACCGGCAGCCCGGCCTGACCGCCGTCCTGGTCCAGGGGGTGGTCGAGGCCGCGGTGAAGCGACTGGAGATCGGCGCCGCCGAGGACCCCACCGCCATCATCGAGAGCGCGGTCGCGCTGGTGCTCCGGGGCGTCACCGCCCCCACCGGCTGA
- the pyrH gene encoding UMP kinase, whose amino-acid sequence MTTEDGARRRVLLKLSGEAFAGGGGLGVDPDVVHAIAREIGIVVRGGTEVAIVIGGGNFFRGAELQQRGMDRARSDYMGMLGTVMNCLALQDFLEKEGIETRVQTAITMGQVAEPYLPLRAVRHLEKGRVVIFGAGMGMPYFSTDTTAVQRALEVHAEVLLMGKNGVDGVYDSDPRTNPGAVRFDSLEYSEVITRDLKVADLTAITLCKDNDLPILVFELLAEGNIARAVRGEKIGTLINGASGQE is encoded by the coding sequence ATGACCACAGAGGACGGGGCGCGCCGCCGCGTACTGCTCAAGCTCTCCGGCGAGGCGTTCGCCGGCGGGGGCGGGCTCGGCGTCGATCCGGACGTGGTCCACGCCATCGCCCGCGAGATCGGCATCGTGGTCCGGGGCGGCACCGAGGTCGCGATCGTGATCGGCGGTGGGAACTTCTTCCGGGGCGCGGAGCTCCAGCAGCGCGGCATGGACCGGGCCCGCTCGGACTACATGGGCATGCTCGGCACGGTGATGAACTGCCTCGCGCTCCAGGACTTCCTGGAGAAGGAGGGCATCGAGACCCGGGTGCAGACCGCGATCACCATGGGCCAGGTGGCCGAGCCGTACCTGCCGCTGCGGGCGGTGCGCCACCTGGAGAAGGGGCGCGTGGTGATCTTCGGCGCCGGTATGGGCATGCCGTACTTCTCCACCGACACCACCGCCGTCCAGCGCGCCCTGGAGGTCCACGCCGAGGTGCTGCTGATGGGGAAGAACGGGGTCGACGGGGTCTACGACTCCGACCCCAGGACCAACCCGGGCGCGGTGCGGTTCGACAGCCTGGAATACTCCGAGGTGATCACGCGTGATCTGAAGGTCGCCGACCTCACCGCGATCACCCTCTGCAAGGACAACGACCTGCCGATCCTGGTGTTCGAGCTGCTGGCCGAGGGCAATATCGCCCGCGCGGTGCGTGGTGAGAAGATCGGCACACTGATCAACGGGGCGTCCGGCCAGGAGTGA
- the dprA gene encoding DNA-processing protein DprA, protein MPTQQLSDAERVARAALSRIVEPGDEDVGALLERHGPQEVLARLLAGPAGEGFRARALGADPVADLAHAHALGARLVCPGEAEWPTQLDDLGPARPIGLWVRGPASLRLLALRSVAVVGARACTAYGVHVAADLAAELADAAWVVVSGGAYGIDAAAHRGALAATGVTIGVLACGVDQCYPRGHSALLGRIAEQGLLISELPLGAHPTRSRFLLRNRVIAALTRGTVVVEAARRSGALSTARRARDLRRLVMGVPGPVTSELSCGVHALLRSGGSLVTDAAEVIELVGAIGADLAEARPGPVLPRDALGGEALRVLDAVPLGRLGAPVDRLVRGCGLPSDTVLRRLYELGALGLVERRGGSWCLR, encoded by the coding sequence ATGCCGACGCAGCAGCTCTCCGATGCCGAGCGGGTCGCCCGGGCCGCGCTCAGCCGCATCGTCGAACCGGGTGACGAGGACGTGGGCGCCCTGCTGGAGCGCCACGGCCCGCAGGAGGTACTGGCGCGGCTGCTGGCCGGGCCCGCCGGTGAGGGCTTCCGGGCCCGGGCACTCGGCGCCGACCCGGTCGCCGACCTCGCCCACGCGCACGCGCTCGGGGCCCGGCTGGTCTGCCCCGGCGAAGCCGAGTGGCCGACCCAGCTGGACGACCTCGGCCCGGCCCGGCCGATCGGGCTGTGGGTGCGCGGCCCCGCCTCGCTGCGGCTGCTGGCCCTGCGCTCCGTCGCCGTGGTCGGCGCCAGGGCCTGCACCGCCTACGGCGTCCACGTCGCCGCCGACCTCGCCGCCGAACTGGCCGACGCGGCCTGGGTGGTGGTCTCCGGCGGCGCGTACGGCATCGACGCGGCGGCGCACCGGGGCGCGCTCGCCGCCACCGGCGTCACCATCGGCGTGCTCGCCTGCGGGGTCGACCAGTGCTACCCGCGCGGGCACAGCGCCCTGCTCGGCCGGATCGCCGAACAGGGCCTGCTGATCAGCGAACTGCCGCTGGGAGCGCATCCCACCCGGTCCCGGTTCCTGCTGCGCAACCGGGTGATCGCCGCCCTCACCCGGGGCACGGTGGTGGTCGAGGCCGCCCGCCGCAGCGGCGCGCTGAGCACCGCGCGCCGGGCCCGCGACCTGCGTCGGCTGGTGATGGGCGTGCCCGGTCCGGTCACCAGCGAACTCTCCTGCGGGGTGCACGCGCTGCTGCGGTCCGGCGGCAGCCTGGTCACCGACGCGGCCGAGGTCATCGAACTGGTCGGCGCGATCGGGGCGGACCTCGCCGAGGCCCGCCCGGGCCCGGTGCTCCCGCGCGACGCGCTCGGCGGCGAGGCGCTGCGGGTCCTGGACGCGGTTCCGCTCGGCCGCCTCGGCGCACCGGTGGACCGACTCGTCCGCGGCTGCGGCCTGCCGTCCGATACGGTGCTGCGCCGCCTCTACGAGCTCGGCGCCCTGGGGCTGGTCGAGCGCCGCGGGGGGAGTTGGTGCCTGCGCTGA
- the rlmN gene encoding 23S rRNA (adenine(2503)-C(2))-methyltransferase RlmN translates to MPTKPGELTFVAPRGAKPPRHLADLSADERREAVAALGEKPFRADQLSRQYFSRLSDRPEQWTDIPAAARERLAGELLPELMSVVRNVSCDDDSTRKTLWKLFDGVLVESVLMRYPDRVTMCISSQAGCGMNCPFCATGQAGLTRNLSTGEIVEQIAAGMRAIKAGDFGGAAEGEEGAVRLSNIVFMGMGEPLANYKRVIAAIRRLTDPAPSGFGLSQRGITVSTVGLVPAMDRLAAEELSVRLAVSLHAPDDELRDTLVPVNTRWKVAEVLDSAWNYAERSGRRISIEYALIKDINDQAWRADLLGRLLKNHRAHVNLIPLNPTPGSKWTASRPEDEREFVRQLQRHGVPVTVRDTRGQEIEGACGQLAAAG, encoded by the coding sequence ATGCCTACCAAGCCCGGTGAACTCACCTTTGTCGCGCCGCGTGGCGCGAAGCCCCCGCGCCACCTCGCCGACCTCAGCGCCGACGAGCGCCGGGAGGCGGTGGCCGCACTGGGCGAGAAGCCCTTCCGCGCCGACCAGCTCTCCCGCCAGTACTTCTCCCGGCTGTCGGACCGCCCGGAGCAGTGGACCGACATTCCGGCCGCCGCCCGGGAGCGGCTCGCCGGGGAGCTGCTGCCGGAGCTGATGTCGGTGGTCCGCAACGTCTCCTGCGACGACGACAGCACCCGCAAGACGCTGTGGAAGCTGTTCGACGGGGTGCTGGTGGAGTCCGTGCTGATGCGCTACCCGGACCGGGTGACCATGTGCATCAGCTCGCAGGCGGGCTGCGGCATGAACTGCCCGTTCTGCGCCACCGGCCAGGCCGGGCTGACCCGGAACCTGTCCACCGGCGAGATCGTCGAGCAGATCGCGGCCGGGATGCGCGCGATCAAGGCGGGCGATTTCGGCGGCGCGGCCGAGGGCGAGGAGGGCGCGGTCCGGCTCAGCAACATCGTCTTCATGGGCATGGGCGAGCCGCTGGCCAACTACAAGCGGGTGATCGCGGCGATCCGGCGGCTGACCGACCCGGCGCCGTCGGGCTTCGGCCTGTCGCAGCGCGGGATCACCGTGTCCACGGTCGGGCTGGTCCCGGCGATGGACCGGCTGGCCGCGGAGGAGCTCAGCGTCCGGCTCGCGGTGTCGCTGCACGCGCCGGACGACGAGCTGCGCGACACCCTGGTCCCGGTGAACACCCGCTGGAAGGTGGCGGAGGTGCTGGACTCGGCGTGGAACTACGCGGAGCGCTCCGGCCGCCGGATCTCCATCGAGTACGCCCTGATCAAGGACATCAACGACCAGGCCTGGCGGGCCGACCTGCTGGGACGGCTGCTGAAGAACCACCGGGCGCACGTCAACCTGATCCCGCTGAACCCGACGCCGGGCTCCAAGTGGACGGCGTCCCGGCCCGAGGACGAGCGGGAGTTCGTCCGGCAGCTACAGCGGCACGGGGTCCCGGTGACCGTCCGCGACACCCGCGGCCAGGAGATCGAGGGCGCCTGCGGGCAGCTCGCCGCGGCGGGCTGA
- a CDS encoding DUF2469 domain-containing protein, whose translation MSAEDLEKYETEMELKLYREYRDVVGLFKFVIETERRFYLTNDYELQVHSVQGEVFFEVSMADAWVWDMYRPARFVRKVRVLTFKDVNVEELAKSDLELPSDEAGFGP comes from the coding sequence ATGAGTGCCGAGGACCTCGAGAAGTACGAGACCGAGATGGAGCTCAAGCTCTACCGGGAGTACCGCGACGTCGTCGGGCTGTTCAAGTTCGTGATCGAGACCGAGCGCCGCTTCTACCTCACCAACGACTACGAGCTGCAGGTTCACTCGGTCCAGGGCGAGGTGTTCTTCGAGGTGTCGATGGCTGACGCCTGGGTCTGGGACATGTACCGGCCGGCCCGTTTCGTCCGCAAGGTCAGAGTGCTGACCTTCAAGGACGTCAACGTCGAGGAGCTCGCCAAGAGCGACCTGGAACTGCCGTCGGACGAGGCCGGCTTCGGACCCTGA
- the tsf gene encoding translation elongation factor Ts codes for MANYTAADVKKLRELTGAGMLDCKNALVEADGDVEKAVEQLRIKGQKGVAKREGRDATNGAVVSLLEGGNSGVLVELNCETDFVAKGGRFVEVANALAAHVAKTSPADIETALASEINPGQTVQQFVDEANANLGEKIVFRRFAQFTGGAFVAAYMHRTDPDLPPAIGVLVELDQENAEIAKDVAQHIAAFAPKYLSREDIPAEDLDNERRIAEATAREEGKPDAALPRIVEGRVTGFVKENSVLEQAFAKDNKKTVQKVLDEAGVKLVRFARFRVGA; via the coding sequence ATGGCGAACTACACCGCCGCCGACGTCAAGAAGCTCCGTGAGCTCACCGGCGCCGGCATGCTGGACTGTAAGAACGCTCTGGTCGAGGCCGACGGCGACGTCGAGAAGGCCGTCGAGCAGCTCCGCATCAAGGGCCAGAAGGGTGTCGCCAAGCGCGAGGGCCGCGACGCCACCAACGGCGCCGTCGTCTCCCTGCTTGAGGGCGGCAACTCCGGCGTGCTGGTCGAGCTGAACTGCGAGACCGACTTCGTCGCCAAGGGCGGCCGCTTCGTGGAGGTCGCCAACGCGCTGGCCGCCCACGTCGCCAAGACCTCCCCGGCCGACATCGAGACCGCGCTGGCCAGCGAGATCAACCCGGGCCAGACCGTCCAGCAGTTCGTGGACGAGGCCAATGCGAACCTCGGCGAGAAGATCGTCTTCCGCCGCTTCGCCCAGTTCACCGGTGGCGCCTTCGTCGCGGCCTACATGCACCGCACCGACCCCGACCTGCCGCCGGCCATCGGCGTGCTGGTCGAGCTCGACCAGGAGAACGCGGAGATCGCCAAGGACGTCGCGCAGCACATCGCCGCCTTCGCCCCGAAGTACCTCTCCCGCGAGGACATCCCGGCCGAGGACCTCGACAACGAGCGCCGCATCGCCGAGGCCACCGCGCGCGAGGAGGGCAAGCCCGACGCTGCCCTGCCGCGCATCGTCGAGGGCCGGGTCACCGGCTTCGTCAAGGAGAACTCGGTCCTGGAGCAGGCCTTCGCCAAGGACAACAAGAAGACCGTCCAGAAGGTCCTGGACGAGGCCGGCGTCAAGCTGGTCCGCTTCGCCCGCTTCCGCGTCGGCGCCTGA
- a CDS encoding ABC transporter ATP-binding protein: protein MTTAPPDNDVLWARALVKAHQGTPALRGVSIGVREGEVLAVTGPRGSGKSSLLDCLSGLSSPDEGEIWFNSSPVHTLARAARERLRRERFGWIGPEPQLVPELTAAENVTLAPLLAGATRKEAATAATEWLERLDVADCARQRPAELRQDQRQRIAVARALAHGPSVVFADEPTAPLHREARDQVMRILVAAARSHRITLLLATHDPAVARYADRVAAMTDGRLATPVGARQALAAPAPPVAGSTAVSAVPPKTVEEDPDRCSPTSV from the coding sequence GTGACCACCGCCCCACCGGACAACGACGTGCTGTGGGCGCGCGCGCTGGTGAAGGCCCACCAGGGCACCCCCGCGCTGCGCGGGGTCTCCATCGGCGTCCGCGAGGGCGAGGTGCTCGCCGTCACCGGCCCCCGCGGCAGCGGCAAGAGCAGCCTGCTGGACTGCCTCAGCGGCCTGAGCAGCCCCGACGAGGGGGAGATCTGGTTCAACAGCTCCCCCGTGCACACCCTGGCCCGGGCCGCGCGGGAGCGGCTGCGCCGGGAGCGCTTCGGCTGGATCGGCCCGGAACCGCAGCTGGTCCCGGAGCTGACCGCCGCCGAGAACGTCACCCTGGCGCCCCTGCTGGCCGGCGCCACCCGCAAGGAGGCGGCGACCGCCGCCACCGAGTGGCTGGAGCGGCTCGACGTCGCCGACTGCGCCCGGCAGCGCCCGGCCGAGCTGCGCCAGGACCAGCGGCAGCGGATCGCCGTGGCCCGGGCGCTGGCGCACGGCCCCAGCGTGGTGTTCGCCGACGAGCCGACCGCGCCGCTGCACCGCGAGGCCCGCGACCAGGTGATGCGGATACTGGTCGCCGCCGCCCGCTCGCACCGGATCACGCTGCTGCTGGCCACCCACGACCCGGCCGTGGCCCGCTACGCCGACCGGGTCGCGGCGATGACCGACGGCAGGCTGGCCACCCCGGTCGGCGCCCGGCAGGCCCTGGCCGCGCCCGCGCCCCCGGTCGCGGGCTCGACCGCCGTCTCGGCCGTGCCGCCGAAAACCGTCGAAGAGGATCCGGACCGTTGTTCGCCTACCTCCGTCTGA
- the rpsB gene encoding 30S ribosomal protein S2: MAVVTMRELLESGVHFGHQTRRWNPKMKRFIFTERNGIYIIDLLQSLNYIDRAFEFVKETVAHGGSVLFVGTKKQAQEAIAEQATRVGMPYVNHRWLGGMLTNFSTVYKRLQRLKELGEIDFTDVAGSGLTKKELLVLQREYEKLEKTLGGIRDMQRVPSAVWIVDTKKEHIAVGEARKLHIPVVAILDTNCDPDEVDYKIPGNDDAIRSVTLLTRVIADAVAEGLMARSGAAKGDAKVETGADQPLADWERELLVEGEKKEAEAPAEAAPADEAPAAEAPADEAPAAEAPAAEAEAPLEAPVAEAVAEAEQA, encoded by the coding sequence ATGGCCGTCGTCACGATGCGGGAGCTGCTGGAAAGCGGCGTCCACTTCGGTCACCAGACCCGTCGTTGGAACCCGAAGATGAAGCGCTTCATCTTCACGGAGCGCAACGGCATCTACATCATCGACCTGCTCCAGTCGCTGAACTACATCGACCGGGCCTTCGAGTTCGTCAAGGAGACCGTTGCCCACGGCGGCAGCGTCCTCTTCGTCGGCACCAAGAAGCAGGCCCAGGAGGCCATCGCGGAGCAGGCCACCCGCGTGGGCATGCCCTACGTGAACCACCGCTGGCTCGGCGGCATGCTGACCAACTTCTCCACGGTCTACAAGCGTCTGCAGCGCCTCAAGGAGCTCGGCGAGATCGACTTCACGGACGTGGCCGGTTCCGGCCTCACCAAGAAGGAGCTGCTCGTCCTCCAGCGCGAGTACGAGAAGCTGGAGAAGACCCTCGGCGGTATCCGCGACATGCAGCGCGTGCCGTCCGCGGTGTGGATCGTCGACACCAAGAAGGAGCACATCGCCGTCGGTGAGGCGCGCAAGCTCCACATCCCGGTGGTCGCGATCCTCGACACCAACTGTGACCCGGACGAGGTCGACTACAAGATCCCGGGCAACGACGACGCGATCCGCTCCGTCACCCTGCTGACCCGCGTGATCGCCGACGCCGTCGCCGAGGGCCTGATGGCCCGTTCCGGTGCCGCCAAGGGCGACGCCAAGGTCGAGACCGGCGCCGACCAGCCGCTTGCCGACTGGGAGCGCGAGCTGCTGGTCGAGGGCGAGAAGAAGGAAGCCGAAGCCCCCGCCGAGGCGGCTCCGGCTGACGAGGCCCCGGCTGCCGAGGCTCCGGCCGACGAGGCCCCCGCTGCCGAGGCTCCCGCCGCCGAGGCCGAGGCCCCGCTTGAGGCCCCCGTCGCCGAGGCTGTGGCCGAGGCCGAGCAGGCCTGA
- a CDS encoding phosphatidate cytidylyltransferase, which translates to MPPVADHSGPGPYGAVPPEGPGQPDPEAATRLSGPLFRDDLPAPGAGSAVEQTAILPPITEDTRPPSGPAARPGPVPVAAMAAAGTPGGPGAGGGHGAPGVPEGPAAPGAPKAPKGGRNLRAAVGVGLGLGVVVVVSLVIVKWLFVGVVAAVVVIGMWELTSRLTESKGIHVPLPPLALGGVAMLVAAYLGGPEAALVALALTCLAVLVWRMSQPPEDYLRDVTAGVFTAFYVPFLATFVMLMLAAHDGPQRVVLYMVLTVCSDTGAYAAGSRFGRHKLAPTISPGKTREGLAGGVLLCMLAGALGMQFLIKDGSWWQGLVLGACVAVSATLGDLGESMIKRDLGIKDMGTMLPGHGGIMDRLDSLLPTAPVVWLVLVGFVGAG; encoded by the coding sequence ATGCCGCCAGTCGCCGACCACAGCGGACCGGGACCCTACGGAGCGGTTCCCCCGGAGGGGCCGGGACAGCCCGACCCGGAGGCGGCGACCCGGTTGTCCGGGCCGCTGTTCCGGGACGACCTGCCCGCGCCCGGGGCGGGCTCGGCGGTCGAGCAGACCGCCATACTCCCGCCGATAACCGAGGACACCCGACCGCCGTCCGGTCCGGCCGCACGGCCGGGACCGGTGCCGGTCGCGGCCATGGCGGCGGCCGGGACGCCCGGTGGACCCGGCGCGGGCGGCGGCCACGGCGCCCCGGGGGTCCCCGAGGGCCCGGCGGCGCCCGGTGCGCCGAAGGCCCCCAAGGGCGGACGCAACCTCCGCGCGGCCGTCGGCGTCGGGCTGGGGCTCGGCGTGGTCGTGGTGGTGTCCCTGGTCATCGTGAAGTGGCTGTTCGTCGGCGTGGTCGCCGCCGTCGTGGTGATCGGCATGTGGGAGCTGACCAGCCGGCTCACCGAGAGCAAGGGCATTCACGTCCCGCTGCCGCCGCTGGCCCTGGGCGGGGTGGCGATGCTGGTCGCCGCCTACCTCGGCGGGCCCGAGGCGGCGCTGGTGGCGTTGGCGCTGACCTGCCTGGCGGTGCTGGTCTGGCGGATGAGCCAGCCACCCGAGGACTATCTGCGGGACGTCACGGCGGGGGTGTTCACCGCCTTCTACGTGCCGTTCCTGGCCACCTTCGTGATGCTGATGCTGGCCGCCCACGACGGCCCGCAGCGGGTGGTGCTGTACATGGTGCTGACGGTGTGCAGCGACACGGGCGCGTACGCGGCCGGTTCGCGCTTCGGCAGGCACAAGCTCGCGCCCACGATCAGCCCCGGCAAGACCCGCGAGGGGCTGGCGGGCGGGGTACTGCTGTGCATGCTCGCCGGCGCGCTGGGGATGCAGTTCCTGATCAAGGACGGCAGCTGGTGGCAGGGGCTGGTGCTGGGCGCCTGCGTGGCCGTCAGCGCGACTCTGGGCGACCTGGGCGAGTCGATGATCAAGCGCGACCTCGGCATCAAGGACATGGGCACGATGCTGCCGGGCCACGGCGGGATCATGGACCGGCTGGACTCGCTGCTGCCCACCGCCCCGGTGGTGTGGCTGGTCCTGGTCGGCTTCGTCGGCGCGGGCTGA
- a CDS encoding YifB family Mg chelatase-like AAA ATPase, translated as MAFARTGSVALLGVDGVVVEVQADLEPGVAAFTIVGLPDKALSEARDRVRAAVVNSGEKWPQRKLTVGLSPASVPKSGSGFDLAIACAVLAAAERLDPASIAGLLLIGELGLDGRARPVRGVLPAVLAAAEAGYRTVVVPAQTAPEAALVPGIDVQGVRTLRQLIALLSGQEPVPEPADPTERALPDNALAGLSLPGLGVRSRATDGSDLRDLADVAGQHEARRALEIAAAGGHHLYLKGPPGAGKTMLAERLPGILPPLTPQEALEVTAVHSVAGLLPPGKPLLGSAPYCAPHHSTTMPAIVGGGSGLPRPGAVSLAHRGVLFLDEAPEFPVRVLDALRQPLESGEVVVARAAGSLRLPARFLLVMAANPCPCGRWSRRGEGCECTPTMVSRYQARLSGPLLDRVDLRVEVEPVTRLALMERDTTAESTASVAARVQAARDRAAARLAGTPWRTNGEVPGHELRTRWRLADGALHDAERELERGLLTARGLDRVLRVAWTTADLAGLDRPGRAQVRTALSLRSGVPHGLPHQPA; from the coding sequence ATGGCCTTCGCCCGCACCGGCTCGGTCGCGCTGCTCGGCGTCGACGGCGTGGTGGTCGAGGTCCAGGCCGACCTGGAGCCCGGCGTCGCCGCCTTCACCATCGTCGGGCTGCCGGACAAAGCCCTCAGCGAGGCCCGTGACCGGGTCCGCGCCGCCGTGGTCAACAGCGGCGAGAAGTGGCCGCAGCGCAAGCTCACCGTCGGCCTGTCACCCGCCTCGGTGCCCAAGAGCGGCAGCGGCTTCGACCTGGCCATCGCCTGCGCGGTGCTGGCCGCCGCCGAACGGCTCGACCCGGCGTCCATCGCCGGGCTGCTGCTCATCGGCGAGCTCGGCCTCGACGGCCGGGCCCGGCCGGTCCGGGGCGTGCTACCGGCCGTGCTCGCCGCCGCCGAGGCGGGATACCGCACGGTCGTGGTGCCCGCGCAGACGGCGCCCGAGGCCGCGCTGGTGCCCGGTATCGACGTCCAGGGCGTGCGCACCCTCCGGCAGCTGATCGCCCTGCTCAGCGGCCAGGAGCCGGTGCCGGAACCGGCCGATCCAACCGAGCGGGCGCTGCCCGACAACGCCCTCGCCGGGCTCTCGCTGCCCGGGCTCGGCGTCCGCAGCCGCGCCACCGACGGCAGCGACCTGCGCGACCTGGCCGACGTCGCCGGGCAGCACGAGGCCCGCCGCGCGCTGGAGATCGCCGCCGCGGGCGGCCACCACCTCTACCTGAAGGGCCCGCCGGGCGCGGGCAAGACCATGCTGGCCGAACGGCTGCCCGGGATCCTGCCCCCGCTCACCCCGCAGGAGGCACTGGAGGTCACCGCCGTCCACTCGGTCGCCGGGCTGCTGCCGCCGGGCAAGCCACTGCTCGGCTCCGCCCCCTACTGCGCCCCGCACCACTCCACCACCATGCCCGCCATCGTCGGCGGCGGCAGCGGGCTGCCCCGCCCCGGCGCGGTCTCGCTCGCGCACCGGGGCGTGCTGTTCCTGGACGAGGCGCCCGAGTTCCCGGTCCGGGTACTGGACGCGCTGCGCCAGCCGCTGGAGTCCGGCGAGGTGGTGGTCGCCCGCGCCGCCGGATCGCTGCGGCTGCCCGCGCGCTTCCTGCTGGTCATGGCGGCGAACCCGTGCCCCTGCGGTCGCTGGTCCCGCCGCGGCGAGGGCTGCGAGTGCACGCCCACCATGGTCAGCCGCTACCAGGCGCGGCTCTCCGGACCACTGCTGGACCGGGTCGACCTGCGGGTCGAGGTCGAGCCGGTGACCCGGCTGGCGCTGATGGAGCGGGACACCACGGCGGAGAGCACCGCCAGCGTCGCCGCCCGGGTCCAGGCCGCCCGCGACCGCGCCGCCGCCCGGCTCGCGGGCACCCCCTGGCGCACCAACGGCGAGGTCCCCGGGCACGAGCTGCGCACCCGCTGGCGACTGGCCGACGGGGCGCTGCACGACGCCGAACGCGAGCTGGAGCGCGGGCTGCTCACGGCCAGGGGGCTGGACCGGGTGCTGCGGGTCGCCTGGACCACCGCCGACCTCGCCGGCCTCGACCGGCCCGGCCGGGCCCAGGTCCGCACCGCGCTGTCGCTGCGCAGCGGCGTCCCGCACGGCCTGCCCCACCAGCCCGCATGA
- a CDS encoding YraN family protein has protein sequence MTARTQALGRYGEDAAARHLAGAGLTVLERNWRCRAGELDIIALDGDTIAVCEVKTRTEHGFQSPAEAVDDEKAARLVLLSERWLAERWSGPPPPGGVRIDLLCVVHGRRGAAQVVHLPGAVG, from the coding sequence ATGACCGCACGCACACAGGCACTCGGCCGCTACGGCGAGGACGCCGCCGCCCGCCACCTGGCCGGGGCCGGGCTCACCGTACTGGAGCGCAACTGGCGCTGCCGGGCGGGCGAGCTCGACATCATCGCCCTGGACGGCGACACCATCGCCGTCTGCGAGGTGAAGACCCGCACCGAGCACGGCTTCCAGAGCCCCGCGGAGGCGGTGGACGACGAGAAGGCCGCCCGGCTGGTGCTGCTTTCCGAACGCTGGCTCGCCGAGCGGTGGTCCGGGCCGCCACCGCCCGGCGGGGTGCGGATCGACCTGCTCTGCGTCGTCCACGGCCGCCGGGGCGCCGCCCAGGTGGTGCACCTGCCCGGGGCGGTGGGCTGA